DNA from Asticcacaulis excentricus:
GCCCAGTTCGCCCTTGACGGCCACAAGTCCCAGCGCATTGGGCTGATGCACGGCGATTTCCGGCGTGTCCTCGACCAGAATGACGCGCTCTTCATTGGGCACAGCGCTCAAGAGCGCGTTGAGGAAGGTCGTCTTGCCCGAAGAGGTGCCACCCGAAATCAGGATGGTCTTGCGCTCGGTCACCGCCTGTTTGAGGAAGGCGACCGGATTGGCACGGGCGGCGCGCTGTTCGTCGGCCGGATTGCCATAGGCCGGGGCGCGGATGGGTCCGCGATCATAGGCCTCCAGCGGCCGGTTGACCATCAGGTGGCGGCGGATGGCGATGGCCCAGTGGCGGCGTGTGGCAGGCGGCCCGACGATCTGCACACGCTCACCCGACGGCAGGGTGGCCGCCAGCATGGGGTTTTCGCGGTTGATACCCTGATGGCTGATGCGCGCGATTTGCGCCGCCAGCCGGTTGAGCAGGCCGTCGTCGATGTCGGGTGCATCAAAGCGCTGCATATGCGGCTGACCACTGATTTCGACCCACACTTCACCGGGGCGATTGACCATGACCTCGGTCACTTCGGCGCGGTCAAGCCACTGCCGGAAGGGGGCCAGATAGGCCTTCAGATAGACGCCTTCGGTCGGTAGGGCTTCGGTCATAGCGAGAAGTCGAGATCGCGGGAAACGAAGACCTGAATCGGCGTGCCCTGCGCCACGCGCACGGTCGGGCCGATCTTTGAGTCCGCCTGAAGCGCGGCTGTGGCGGCGTTATTGGCCCCCTGCGC
Protein-coding regions in this window:
- the virB11 gene encoding P-type DNA transfer ATPase VirB11, producing the protein MTEALPTEGVYLKAYLAPFRQWLDRAEVTEVMVNRPGEVWVEISGQPHMQRFDAPDIDDGLLNRLAAQIARISHQGINRENPMLAATLPSGERVQIVGPPATRRHWAIAIRRHLMVNRPLEAYDRGPIRAPAYGNPADEQRAARANPVAFLKQAVTERKTILISGGTSSGKTTFLNALLSAVPNEERVILVEDTPEIAVHQPNALGLVAVKGELGEAKVTVNDLLQASLRLRPDRIIVGEIRGAEAVTFLRAINTGHPGSFTTVHANTPQGALEQIALMVMQTGMALSRPETIAYASGLIDVVVQLSKAGGERGISDILLPRNALTSL